A region of the Mycoavidus sp. HKI genome:
CTTACCTTTCCGTATGGCGCCGGATGCAACTGATGTAGTGGTGCGCACCAAGGTTTTTAACCAGGGGCAGATCATAGGTCTTGATTATCGCTTAGAGAAAAAAGGGAATGCGTGGAAAGTCTACGATCTCAACGTAGGCGGTGCTTGGTTAGTGCAAACCTACCAGCAGCAATTTAGTGAGCTTATTTCGCAACGCGGAGTGAGCGGTTTGCTTGAATTTTTAAAGCAGCGCAACCAGAAACTCGCGAGTGGGCCGCATTAATGGCAGTGTTTTCAACCGGAACAGCGCTTACACATGTAAGCGCCATGGCTGAACTTGAAGCGGGTTTAGCCTATATCACAACAAACTCAGCAGAAGCGGTGCGCATCGACTGCACGTCAGTTGCGCGGTTTGATTCGTCTGCGCTGGCGGTTTTGCTTGCTTGGTTCCGAGCAGCTCAAGTACGGGGAAAGACGCTTGAGGTGCTTAATTTGCCGGCCAAGCTTAAGAGCTTGGCGCGGGCTTATGGGGTTGATGAGTTATTGAAATTATAAAAGTAGTGTGCCGCGCTTCAGTCAGCGTGCTG
Encoded here:
- a CDS encoding lipid asymmetry maintenance protein MlaB, producing MAVFSTGTALTHVSAMAELEAGLAYITTNSAEAVRIDCTSVARFDSSALAVLLAWFRAAQVRGKTLEVLNLPAKLKSLARAYGVDELLKL